The Diaphorobacter ruginosibacter genome contains a region encoding:
- a CDS encoding acetyl-CoA C-acetyltransferase, which yields MSEEIVIVSAVRTPVGKFGGSLAKMAATELGAVVIKEALERAKVPLDQVGEVIMGQVLAAGSGQNPARQAMMKAGVAKETPALTINAVCGSGLKAVMLAAQAVATGDSEIVVAGGQENMSMSPHVLPGSRDGMRMGEWKMVDTMIVDGLLDAYNHYHMGITAENVAKQFDVSREQQDALALASQRKAAAAQDAGKFKDEIVPVPIPQKKGDPVLFDSDEYINRKTDEAALERLRPAFDKNGSVTAGNASGLNDGAAAVVVMKASKAKELGLKPLARIVAYATSGLDPTIMGVGPVPATRKVLKRAGWKVEDVDLFELNEAFAAQACAVNRELGVDPTKVNVNGGAIALGHPIGASGCRVLVSLLHEMERSGAKKGIAALCIGGGMGVSLAVER from the coding sequence ATGAGTGAAGAGATCGTCATCGTTTCCGCTGTCCGCACCCCCGTGGGCAAATTTGGCGGAAGTCTGGCCAAAATGGCCGCCACCGAGTTGGGTGCGGTGGTCATCAAGGAAGCGCTTGAGCGCGCCAAGGTGCCCCTCGACCAGGTCGGGGAGGTCATCATGGGCCAGGTGCTCGCCGCAGGCTCCGGCCAGAACCCTGCACGACAGGCCATGATGAAGGCCGGCGTCGCCAAGGAAACCCCCGCACTCACCATCAACGCCGTTTGCGGCTCGGGCCTGAAGGCCGTGATGCTCGCAGCGCAGGCCGTTGCCACGGGTGACAGCGAGATCGTCGTGGCGGGCGGGCAGGAAAACATGAGCATGTCGCCCCACGTCCTGCCGGGCTCGCGCGACGGCATGCGCATGGGCGAATGGAAGATGGTCGACACGATGATCGTGGATGGCCTGCTTGACGCCTACAACCACTACCACATGGGCATCACGGCCGAGAACGTGGCCAAGCAGTTCGACGTGAGCCGCGAGCAGCAGGACGCACTGGCGCTCGCCAGCCAGCGCAAGGCGGCAGCGGCCCAGGATGCCGGCAAGTTCAAGGACGAGATCGTTCCGGTGCCGATTCCGCAGAAGAAGGGCGATCCCGTGCTCTTCGACAGCGACGAGTACATCAACCGCAAGACCGACGAAGCGGCCCTGGAGCGCCTGCGTCCCGCGTTCGACAAGAACGGCAGTGTGACCGCGGGCAATGCCTCGGGCCTGAACGATGGCGCTGCCGCCGTGGTGGTGATGAAGGCCTCCAAGGCCAAGGAACTGGGGCTCAAGCCGTTGGCGCGCATCGTGGCCTATGCCACGAGCGGCCTCGATCCGACCATCATGGGCGTGGGGCCGGTTCCAGCGACGCGCAAGGTGCTCAAGCGAGCCGGCTGGAAGGTGGAGGACGTCGACCTGTTCGAGCTCAACGAAGCATTTGCCGCGCAGGCCTGTGCGGTGAACAGGGAGCTGGGTGTCGATCCAACCAAGGTCAACGTCAACGGCGGCGCCATTGCGCTGGGCCACCCGATCGGTGCTTCAGGTTGCCGTGTGCTGGTGTCGCTGCTGCACGAGATGGAGCGCAGCGGTGCGAAGAAGGGCATCGCCGCACTGTGCATCGGTGGTGGCATGGGGGTTTCGCTGGCCGTGGAACGATAG
- a CDS encoding PHA/PHB synthase family protein, with amino-acid sequence MDSDAQWAEGARQLQQMWSDSWNRMLQSMPVPPVDLGAIAGSMAPQAPVRLSPEKLGELQQRYLNEMQALFASGLAESGKPPSDKRFSGEGWVQNPVASAVASAYMLQARTMMAMADAVEGDEKTRARVRFGVEQWLAAVSPSNFLAFNAEAQKKALDTQGESIAKGIANMLHDMRQGHISMTDESQFEVGRNVATTEGAVVFENEYFQLLEYKPLTAKVYERPFLLVPPCINKFYILDLQPENSLIRHLVAEGHRTFVVSWRNPDESMATATWDDYIENAVLKAIDTVQEISGADQINTLGFCVGGTMLSNALGVLNARKESPVASATLLTALVDFTETGILDVFIDENFVRFREMQMGQGGLMKGQDLASTFSFLRPNDLVWNYVVGNYLKGETPPPFDLLYWNSDSTNLPGPWYAWYLRNFYLENRLTQPGGVTVCGEKLDLGKVDVPMYIYGSREDHIVPIEGAYASTQVFPGKKRFVMGASGHIAGVINPPAKKKRSYWVHSGAKFPASFDGWLEGATEHPGSWWTDWTQWLAGHGGRQIAAPKAYGKGTKYKASEPAPGSYVKQKA; translated from the coding sequence ATGGATTCTGACGCACAATGGGCCGAGGGAGCCCGCCAACTCCAGCAGATGTGGAGCGACAGCTGGAATCGAATGCTGCAGTCAATGCCGGTCCCGCCCGTGGATCTCGGCGCAATCGCAGGTTCCATGGCACCGCAGGCCCCGGTCAGGCTGTCGCCTGAAAAGCTGGGCGAGCTGCAGCAGCGCTATCTCAATGAAATGCAGGCGCTCTTTGCGAGCGGCCTCGCGGAGTCCGGCAAACCGCCGTCCGACAAGCGTTTCTCGGGCGAGGGCTGGGTGCAGAACCCGGTGGCTTCCGCGGTCGCTTCTGCCTATATGCTCCAGGCGCGCACGATGATGGCGATGGCCGATGCGGTCGAGGGCGACGAGAAAACCCGCGCCCGTGTGCGTTTCGGCGTGGAGCAGTGGCTCGCCGCCGTGTCGCCCAGCAACTTCCTGGCATTCAATGCGGAGGCCCAGAAAAAGGCGCTCGACACGCAGGGCGAGAGCATTGCCAAGGGCATTGCCAACATGCTGCACGACATGCGCCAGGGCCACATCTCGATGACCGACGAGAGCCAGTTCGAGGTCGGGCGCAACGTCGCGACCACCGAGGGAGCCGTGGTGTTCGAGAACGAATACTTCCAGCTGCTCGAGTACAAGCCGCTCACCGCCAAGGTCTATGAACGTCCGTTCCTGCTGGTGCCCCCATGCATCAACAAGTTCTACATCCTCGACCTGCAGCCCGAGAACTCCCTGATCCGGCATCTGGTGGCCGAAGGTCATCGCACCTTCGTGGTGAGCTGGCGCAATCCCGATGAGAGCATGGCCACGGCCACCTGGGACGACTACATCGAGAACGCCGTCCTCAAGGCGATCGACACGGTGCAGGAGATCAGCGGTGCGGACCAGATCAACACGCTGGGCTTCTGCGTCGGCGGCACGATGCTCTCCAACGCCCTGGGCGTGCTGAACGCGCGCAAGGAGTCGCCCGTGGCCAGCGCCACGCTGCTGACCGCGCTGGTGGATTTCACCGAGACCGGCATTCTCGACGTGTTCATCGACGAGAACTTCGTGCGCTTTCGCGAGATGCAGATGGGGCAGGGCGGTCTCATGAAGGGGCAGGATCTTGCCTCCACTTTCAGCTTCCTCAGGCCCAATGATCTGGTCTGGAACTATGTGGTGGGCAACTACCTGAAGGGCGAGACACCGCCTCCGTTCGACCTGCTGTACTGGAACAGCGACTCCACCAACCTGCCGGGCCCCTGGTATGCGTGGTACCTGCGCAATTTCTATCTCGAGAACAGGCTCACGCAACCCGGTGGCGTGACGGTCTGCGGCGAGAAGCTTGATCTCGGCAAGGTCGATGTCCCGATGTACATCTACGGTTCGCGCGAGGACCACATCGTGCCGATCGAGGGCGCGTACGCATCGACGCAGGTCTTTCCGGGCAAGAAGCGATTCGTGATGGGGGCCTCGGGCCACATCGCGGGCGTCATCAATCCCCCGGCCAAGAAAAAACGCAGCTACTGGGTGCACAGCGGTGCGAAGTTCCCGGCGTCGTTCGATGGCTGGCTTGAAGGTGCCACCGAACACCCTGGCAGCTGGTGGACCGACTGGACGCAGTGGCTCGCAGGTCACGGCGGCCGCCAGATTGCCGCACCGAAGGCCTATGGCAAAGGGACCAAATACAAGGCGAGCGAACCCGCGCCGGGCAGCTACGTCAAGCAGAAGGCCTGA
- the pgeF gene encoding peptidoglycan editing factor PgeF, translated as MHSAASLRSAFTVPHDWIIPDWPVPGRVRAVCTTRTGGVSEGPYGSMNLGDHVADDPVAVQANRALLAQSLAMSSSPAAVPVFMNQVHGTHVQWLGRPEATDPVFEADACTTLEAGIACVIMVADCLPVLFANADGSQVAAAHAGWRGLAGPAGGDGVLEAVVKAFGGPKGLRAWLGPCIGPTAFEVGPEVRAAFCEPDGDAAVFFRPYGGAKFLADLAGLARHRLRRIGVTDIHGNDSTERWCTVENPSRFFSYRRDQRSLGGSGRLAAAIWIDA; from the coding sequence ATGCATTCCGCAGCCTCGCTCCGCAGTGCCTTCACGGTGCCGCATGACTGGATCATTCCCGACTGGCCTGTGCCGGGCCGGGTACGTGCGGTCTGCACCACGCGCACCGGGGGCGTGAGCGAAGGGCCCTATGGCAGCATGAACCTGGGTGATCATGTGGCGGACGATCCCGTGGCCGTGCAGGCCAATCGGGCGCTGCTGGCGCAGTCCCTTGCGATGTCGTCATCGCCCGCAGCGGTGCCCGTGTTCATGAACCAGGTCCATGGCACGCATGTGCAATGGCTGGGCCGGCCCGAGGCAACGGACCCCGTGTTCGAGGCCGATGCCTGCACTACCCTGGAGGCGGGCATAGCCTGCGTGATCATGGTGGCCGATTGCCTGCCTGTGCTCTTCGCCAACGCGGATGGCAGCCAGGTCGCAGCAGCCCACGCCGGCTGGCGCGGACTGGCCGGGCCGGCAGGTGGTGATGGTGTTCTGGAGGCGGTGGTCAAGGCGTTCGGCGGTCCGAAAGGTCTGCGTGCATGGCTCGGTCCCTGTATCGGGCCGACCGCTTTCGAAGTGGGGCCGGAAGTGCGTGCGGCGTTCTGCGAGCCGGATGGCGATGCCGCAGTCTTCTTCAGGCCATACGGCGGCGCCAAATTTTTGGCCGATCTGGCAGGCCTTGCCCGGCATCGCCTGCGGCGCATCGGTGTCACGGACATCCATGGCAACGACAGTACCGAGCGCTGGTGCACGGTGGAAAATCCTTCACGATTCTTTTCGTACCGGCGTGACCAGCGCAGCCTCGGCGGAAGCGGGCGACTGGCTGCAGCCATCTGGATCGACGCCTGA
- the maiA gene encoding maleylacetoacetate isomerase: protein MKLYNYFRSSASFRVRIALELKGLAFDYVPLHLVRAEHLDASYASRVGDPLVPALETDDGHLLTQSMAIIEYLDETCPEPALLPADALGRARARALAEMVACEIHPLNNLRVLKYLKHDVMLDESGKDAWYRHWARSGLEAYERQLKLLAEERAAAGLAASVYSVGDTPTLADCCLVPQIFNAQRFHVDLEGLDLVMATFKACMALPAFQRAQPSACPDAEA, encoded by the coding sequence ATGAAGCTCTACAACTACTTCCGTTCCTCCGCCTCGTTCCGGGTGCGCATCGCGCTGGAGCTCAAGGGCCTGGCATTCGACTATGTGCCGCTGCACCTGGTGCGTGCAGAACATCTCGATGCGAGCTACGCGTCGCGGGTCGGCGATCCCCTGGTTCCCGCGCTTGAAACGGATGACGGCCACCTGCTCACGCAGTCGATGGCGATCATCGAGTATCTGGACGAGACCTGTCCGGAGCCCGCTCTTCTGCCCGCGGATGCACTGGGCCGCGCCCGTGCGCGCGCCCTGGCGGAGATGGTGGCCTGCGAGATCCATCCGCTCAACAACCTGCGCGTGCTCAAGTACCTCAAGCACGACGTGATGCTCGACGAGTCAGGCAAGGATGCCTGGTATCGCCACTGGGCCCGCTCGGGCCTGGAGGCTTACGAGCGCCAGCTCAAGTTGCTGGCGGAGGAACGTGCGGCAGCGGGCCTTGCGGCCTCGGTCTACAGTGTCGGCGACACACCGACCTTGGCCGACTGCTGCCTCGTTCCACAGATTTTCAATGCCCAGCGCTTTCATGTGGATCTGGAGGGGTTGGACCTCGTGATGGCCACCTTCAAGGCCTGTATGGCATTGCCAGCGTTCCAGAGGGCGCAGCCTTCGGCATGTCCTGATGCAGAGGCCTGA
- a CDS encoding fumarylacetoacetate hydrolase family protein — protein MSYVFNPSPVATVPVVGSDSLFPVHRIYCVGRNYAEHAKEMGFSGREAPFFFTKPADAVLVVKEGTTGEMPYPTLTQDLHHEIELVVALGKGGRNIKAEDAASHIFGYAVGLDMTRRDLQAEAKKQGRPWDIAKGFDHSAPITPIVPADQAAGIGSASIWLDVNGARRQASDISKLIWSIAETIEVLSQAWELQAGDLIFSGTPEGVNAVVRGDLLEGGVTGLPALKVRLV, from the coding sequence ATGAGCTACGTCTTCAATCCTTCTCCCGTTGCCACCGTTCCCGTCGTGGGCAGCGACAGCCTTTTCCCCGTGCACCGCATCTACTGCGTCGGCCGCAACTATGCGGAACATGCCAAGGAGATGGGGTTCTCGGGCCGCGAGGCGCCGTTTTTCTTCACCAAGCCTGCAGACGCCGTGCTGGTGGTGAAGGAAGGCACCACCGGTGAAATGCCCTACCCGACGCTCACCCAGGACCTGCACCACGAGATCGAGTTGGTGGTGGCGCTCGGCAAGGGCGGCCGGAACATCAAGGCCGAAGACGCCGCAAGCCATATCTTCGGCTACGCCGTGGGCCTGGACATGACGCGCCGCGACCTGCAGGCGGAAGCCAAGAAACAGGGCCGTCCCTGGGACATCGCGAAGGGGTTCGACCATAGCGCACCCATCACGCCCATCGTGCCGGCAGACCAGGCCGCAGGCATCGGCAGCGCCTCCATCTGGCTCGACGTGAACGGAGCCAGGCGCCAGGCGAGCGACATCTCCAAGCTGATCTGGAGCATCGCCGAAACCATCGAAGTGCTGTCTCAGGCCTGGGAGCTGCAGGCTGGCGACCTGATCTTCTCGGGAACACCGGAAGGCGTGAATGCCGTGGTTCGCGGCGACCTGCTTGAGGGCGGCGTGACCGGACTGCCAGCGCTCAAGGTACGGCTGGTCTGA
- a CDS encoding NUDIX hydrolase: MTFRAPVRFCRNCGTAVQYRVPDDGDTRERAVCPACNTIHYENPLNVVGTIPVMPDGRVLLCKRNIEPRWGKWTLPAGFMELGETTSQGAARETDEEAGAQIRMGRLFSLVNVPHVGQVHVFYCADLLSEHFNPGHETIEARLFREEDIPWDELAFRTVSTTLRLWFEDRKTGIEQVHNVDLEAPRS, encoded by the coding sequence ATGACCTTTCGTGCCCCTGTCCGTTTCTGCCGCAATTGCGGTACTGCCGTCCAATACCGCGTTCCCGACGATGGAGACACCCGCGAGCGCGCCGTCTGCCCGGCATGCAACACGATCCACTACGAGAATCCGCTCAATGTGGTCGGCACCATTCCGGTCATGCCCGATGGGCGCGTGCTGCTGTGCAAGCGCAACATCGAGCCTCGCTGGGGCAAGTGGACGCTGCCCGCAGGCTTCATGGAACTGGGCGAAACCACCTCACAGGGCGCGGCGCGCGAGACCGACGAGGAGGCTGGCGCGCAGATCCGCATGGGCCGCCTGTTCTCCCTGGTGAACGTACCGCACGTGGGCCAGGTCCATGTTTTCTATTGCGCCGACCTGCTGAGCGAGCATTTCAATCCCGGCCACGAAACCATCGAGGCACGGCTCTTCCGCGAAGAGGACATCCCCTGGGATGAACTCGCCTTCCGCACCGTCAGCACCACGCTCAGACTCTGGTTCGAAGACCGCAAGACCGGCATCGAACAGGTGCACAACGTCGACCTCGAGGCGCCCCGCTCCTAG